In Anaerobacillus isosaccharinicus, one genomic interval encodes:
- the gmk gene encoding guanylate kinase, with the protein MKKERGLLIVLSGPSGVGKGTVCGALRKQDTDILYSVSATTRSPREGEIDGVNYFFKTRDDFEEMIKNDQLLEWAEYVGNFYGTPVDYVEKTLSEGKDIILEIEVQGALKVREKFAEGVFIFLMPPSLAELRNRIVNRGTETEDLINNRMTVAKDEIEMMDKYDYVVENDEVHLAVERIKAIVISEHCRKDRLIEKYQQLVEAE; encoded by the coding sequence ATGAAAAAAGAAAGAGGTTTACTTATTGTTCTTTCTGGTCCTTCTGGTGTAGGAAAAGGTACAGTGTGCGGAGCACTTCGAAAACAAGATACAGACATACTGTACTCGGTTTCCGCAACAACACGCTCTCCAAGAGAAGGAGAAATTGATGGAGTGAATTATTTCTTTAAAACGAGAGACGATTTTGAAGAAATGATAAAGAATGATCAATTATTAGAGTGGGCTGAATATGTAGGGAACTTTTACGGTACCCCTGTTGATTACGTTGAAAAGACGTTAAGCGAGGGCAAGGACATTATTCTTGAAATAGAGGTTCAAGGAGCGTTAAAGGTAAGAGAAAAATTTGCTGAAGGCGTTTTTATCTTCCTTATGCCGCCTAGTCTTGCGGAACTAAGAAATCGTATTGTTAATCGAGGAACTGAAACAGAAGATTTGATTAACAATCGGATGACAGTAGCAAAAGACGAAATTGAAATGATGGACAAATACGATTATGTTGTTGAAAATGATGAAGTTCATCTTGCAGTAGAAAGAATTAAAGCAATCGTGATTTCTGAACATTGCCGAAAAGATCGTTTAATAGAAAAATATCAACAATTAGTGGA